The following is a genomic window from Caldicellulosiruptor danielii.
CATTGGGTAAGATTCAAAAAATAAAAAGGGGAGCTGACGATAGAATGAAACTTGGGTTTTTAACAGCCTGCCTGCCAAAACAAAGCCTTGAAAATCTTGTTGTGTGGGCAAAAAGCATTGGTTTTGAGATGCTGGAGGTTGCATGCTGGCCTGTAAAAAATACAAGAGATTATTCTGGCACAACCTTGGATGTTGCAAACCTTACAAAAGATGAAGCAGAAAGAATCAAAAAACTTTTTGAGCAGAACAATATGCAAATTTCCTCTCTTGCATACTATGACAACAACCTGCACCCTGACCTTGTGATAAGAAAATCTTACCATGACCATTTAAAAAAGGTAATTGACGCGGCAGAGCTTCTTGGCGTCAAATATGTTGGGACATTTGTTGGAAGAAACTATAACAAGACAATCAAAGAAAACTTTGATGAGTTTGAGATTGTGTTCAAAGAGATTTTAGAGTATGCAAAGTCCAAAAATGTATCTATTATAATTGAAAACTGCCCAATGCCGGGCTGGAATCCTGACGGTGGATGGATGGGGACAATATCATACTCACCTGAGCTTTGGGAGGAGATGTTTTCGAGGCTTGATTATGACAATTTTGGTTTGAACCTTGACCCATCGCACCTTTATTGGCTTGGAATTGACCCTGTTTCTGTGATAAAGGATTTTAAGGATAAAATATTCCATGTTCATGCAAAAGACACTCAGGTTTTCAAAGATAAGCTAAACAAGTTCTCAATCTTTGGTAGCCAGATTCAAAGGAAAAATGCTTGGGATATGGGTTACTGGGCATACAGAATGCCAGGTCGCGGCGAGATTGACTGGAAGGCGTTTTTGAAAGAACTAAAACAAAACGGCTATAGCTTTGTTGTAAGCATAGAACATGAGGACCCAGAATATGAGGGAACTGAAGAAAAAGTAAAAGAGGGACTAAAGCTTGGGTTTGAATATTTAAAAGGTATCTTGAATGAAATATAGCCATAAAAACAGTTCATTTAAATTATTTTTAAGCGGTCGGAAATAAAATTTTGCCGACCGTTTTTGTTTTGTAACAACTTTTTAATATTTGAATAGTAGAAGCAGGTACAAAAAAAGGGTAAAATATTATATATGAAAACACGAAAAAAATCAAAGTAAGGAGCAGACAAAAATGGTAGGATATTTACTGCCACATCCACCAATCTTGATTCCCGAGATTGGGAGAGGCGAGGAGAAAAAGTGCCAGGCAACGTTAGATGCTTTGGAAAAGGTAGCAAGTGAGATAGCTGAATATAGACCTGAGGTCATAGCCATAATATCACCCCATGCACCTGTTTTTTCGAATGCTTTTTTCTTGAACGACAAGCCAGAAATTTATGGAAGCCTTGCAAGATGGGGTATATATGGAATTGAATTTAGGTTTAAAAATAACCTTGAGATAGTTCAAGACATAGTAAAAATGTGTAGCTATGAAGGTTTGGTAGCTGCATTTGTGTCAGACAAAATTCAAAAAAGATATGGCGTTTCGCGAGAGCTTGACCATGGCGCTTTAGTTCCGCTTTATTTTATCACCAAAAAGTATAAAGACTTTGAGCTTATACACACATCTTACTGTATGCTTGATGATATAAAGCTTTATAAATATGGAATGATACTCAGAAAAGCAATTGAAAAGCAAGGGAAAAGAGGTTTGATTGTAGCTTCTGGTGACCTTTCGCACAAACTATCTTACGATGGACCTTACGGGTTTGCAAAAGAAGGACCTGAGTTTGACAGACTTTTGGTTAAACTTTTGCAAACAAGCAACATAAGAGCACTTTATAGCATAGATACTGTGCTTTCAGAAAAGGCGGCCGAATGTGGCTTCAGGTCTATAAAGGTTTTGCTTGGTGCATTTGATGGGTATGAAGTAGAATCAAAGGTTTATTCGTATGAAGGACCATTTGGTGTTGGGTACTGTGTTGCTGCCTTTTACCGTAAAGGAGAAAAGTGCTCTTCTTTGCTTGATGAGATAGTTCAAAAAAGGAAAGAGAGACTAAAAAAGATAAGAGAAAATGAAGATGAGTATATAAGACTTGCAAGAGAAAGCTTAGAATACTATGTAAGACACCGCAGGTACTTAGAGCACATACCAGATTATGTCACAGAAAGGATGCTAAAAGAAAGAGCAGGTGTTTTTGTGTCAATCAAAAAAGATGGGAATTTAAGAGGATGTATAGGTACAATTTATCCTACCCAAGAAAACATTGCAAAAGAGATAATCAGAAACGCTGTTGCAGCAGGGTTTCATGACCCGAGGTTTGAAGAGGTCACAGAAGATGAGCTTGACTCTTTGGTGTATGATGTTGATATTTTAAGTACACCTGAAAAGGTAAATTCAATTTCAGAACTTGATCCCAAAAAGTATGGTGTGATTGTCCGAAAAGGTGCAAGACAAGGACTTTTGCTTCCTGATTTAGAGGGTGTTGACACAACTGAGCAGCAGCTCAGAATTGCCTGCCAAAAGGCGGGAATTGACTATGATAGAGAAGATTTTGAGATAGAAAGGTTTACAGTTGAAAGACACAAGTAAGGGAAGATGGCAGAT
Proteins encoded in this region:
- a CDS encoding sugar phosphate isomerase/epimerase family protein, giving the protein MKLGFLTACLPKQSLENLVVWAKSIGFEMLEVACWPVKNTRDYSGTTLDVANLTKDEAERIKKLFEQNNMQISSLAYYDNNLHPDLVIRKSYHDHLKKVIDAAELLGVKYVGTFVGRNYNKTIKENFDEFEIVFKEILEYAKSKNVSIIIENCPMPGWNPDGGWMGTISYSPELWEEMFSRLDYDNFGLNLDPSHLYWLGIDPVSVIKDFKDKIFHVHAKDTQVFKDKLNKFSIFGSQIQRKNAWDMGYWAYRMPGRGEIDWKAFLKELKQNGYSFVVSIEHEDPEYEGTEEKVKEGLKLGFEYLKGILNEI
- the amrA gene encoding AmmeMemoRadiSam system protein A, with translation MVGYLLPHPPILIPEIGRGEEKKCQATLDALEKVASEIAEYRPEVIAIISPHAPVFSNAFFLNDKPEIYGSLARWGIYGIEFRFKNNLEIVQDIVKMCSYEGLVAAFVSDKIQKRYGVSRELDHGALVPLYFITKKYKDFELIHTSYCMLDDIKLYKYGMILRKAIEKQGKRGLIVASGDLSHKLSYDGPYGFAKEGPEFDRLLVKLLQTSNIRALYSIDTVLSEKAAECGFRSIKVLLGAFDGYEVESKVYSYEGPFGVGYCVAAFYRKGEKCSSLLDEIVQKRKERLKKIRENEDEYIRLARESLEYYVRHRRYLEHIPDYVTERMLKERAGVFVSIKKDGNLRGCIGTIYPTQENIAKEIIRNAVAAGFHDPRFEEVTEDELDSLVYDVDILSTPEKVNSISELDPKKYGVIVRKGARQGLLLPDLEGVDTTEQQLRIACQKAGIDYDREDFEIERFTVERHK